The proteins below come from a single Gigantopelta aegis isolate Gae_Host unplaced genomic scaffold, Gae_host_genome ctg9840_pilon_pilon, whole genome shotgun sequence genomic window:
- the LOC121367183 gene encoding uncharacterized protein LOC121367183, whose translation MSNTTTVLRYLTTLTEQIVDRQTNLKFHPVTVVFDESDRKEAVSLCIMNNVMSSVSLDKRVEIFNNVRRLQSVLPSIQLSVNDFKLFCDLPFSQFESTGVYVNM comes from the exons ATGTCTAATACTACCACAGTGTTACGTTATCTGACAACTCTGACAGAACAAATCGTGGACAGACAGACTAATCTAAAATTCCATCCTGTCACGGTTGTCTTCGA TGAATCTGACAGAAAGGAAGCCGTGTCTTTGTGTATCATGAATAACGTCATGTCTTCAGTTTCCCTTGACAAGCGAGTTGAGATATTTAACAACGTCAGAAGACTCCAGTCAGTGCTGCCAAGTATTCAATTATCAGTG AATGACTTCAAACTGTTCTGTGATCTTCCGTTCTCTCAATTCGAATCCACAG